In a genomic window of Chrysemys picta bellii isolate R12L10 chromosome 1, ASM1138683v2, whole genome shotgun sequence:
- the FEZF1 gene encoding fez family zinc finger protein 1, translated as MDNSCHHTATKILATSPARESLSARSNMISTSKPLAFSIERIMARTPEPKSIPVPPFLQGSVPKGDPKHSLHLNSSIPCMIPFVPVAYDPLPKAGMAGSEGRKAHLDSSASPFSCGDLLNCALSLKGDFPRDALPLQQYKLVRPRVVNHSSFHAMGALCYFNRGDGPCHPSSSVNIHPVASYFLSSPLHPQPKAYLAERNKLVLPSVEKYPSGVAFKDLSQAQLQHYMKESAQILSEKIAFKSSEFSRSSPSSKPKVFTCEVCGKVFNAHYNLTRHMPVHTGARPFVCKVCGKGFRQASTLCRHKIIHTQEKPHKCNQCGKAFNRSSTLNTHTRIHAGYKPFVCEFCGKGFHQKGNYKNHKLTHSGEKQFKCNICNKAFHQVYNLTFHMHTHNDKKPFTCPTCGKGFCRNFDLKKHVRKLHDSALGLPRAPAEPGPDQTLQPPGPLLQQPHHP; from the exons ATGGACAATAGTTGCCACCACACGGCGACCAAAATCTTAGCAACTTCTCCAGCCAGAGAGAGCCTGTCTGCTCGAAGCAACATGATCAGCACCTCCAAACCCCTGGCTTTCTCCATTGAGCGAATCATGGCCAGGACTCCAGAGCCCAAGTCCATTCCGGTGCCGCCCTTCCTCCAAGGATCCGTGCCCAAAGGAGACCCCAAACACTCTCTGCACCTCAACTCCTCCATCCCCTGCATGATCCCCTTTGTCCCGGTGGCGTACGACCCCCTCCCCAAAGCGGGGATGGCCGGATCAGAGGGCAGGAAGGCTCACTTggactcctctgcctcccccttcAGCTGCGGCGATCTATTGAACTGTGCCCTGAGCCTAAAAGGCGATTTCCCCCGCGacgccctgcccctgcagcagtaCAAACTGGTGAGACCGCGAGTGGTCAATCACTCCTCTTTCCACGCCATGGGAGCGCTGTGCTACTTCAACCGCGGCGACGGCCCTTGTCACCCATCGTCCAGCGTCAACATCCACCCGGTGGCTTCTTATTTCCTCAGCTCGCCTTTGCACCCGCAGCCCAAGGCTTACCTGGCGGAGAGAAACAAACTGGTGCTGCCGTCCGTGGAAAAGTACCCTTCCGGAGTGGCCTTTAAAGACTTATCGCAGGCTCAGCTCCAACACTACATGAAAGAAAGTGCCCAGATCCTATCGGAAAAAATCGCGTTCAAGAGCTCGGAGTTCAGCCGGAGCTCTCCCAGCAGCAAGCCCAAAGTTTTCACGTGTGAAGTTTGTGGAAAG GTATTTAATGCACATTATAATTTAACTCGCCACATGCCAGTCCACACAGGAGCCAGACCCTTTGTTTGCAAAGTTTGTGGCAAGGGCTTCAGACAAGCAAGTACTCTCTGCCGGCACAAGATCATACACACCCAG GAAAAGCCTCACAAGTGTAACCAGTGCGGCAAAGCGTTTAACCGAAGTTCcactttaaacacacacacacgaatccATGCCGGCTACAAACCTTTTGTTTGTGAATTTTGTGGCAAAGGATTTCATCAAAAAG GTAATTACAAAAACCACAAACTGACCCACAGCGGCGAAAAGCAGTTCAAGTGCAATATCTGCAACAAGGCTTTCCATCAGGTGTACAACCTGACCTTCCACATGCACACCCACAACGACAAGAAGCCCTTCACCTGCCCCACCTGTGGCAAGGGCTTCTGCAGGAACTTTGATCTCAAGAAGCACGTCCGCAAGCTGCACGACAGCGCCCTGGGACTGCCGCGAGCCCCTGCCGAGCCGGGGCCAGACCAGACGCTGCAGCCGCCGGGCCCGCTGCTGCAACAGCCGCACCATCCGTGA